One segment of Nostoc piscinale CENA21 DNA contains the following:
- a CDS encoding bifunctional riboflavin kinase/FAD synthetase has product MLNLSQNGCSVWVAASATEVLRPTNVALGKFDGVHLGHQRVIQPILQPAANKDGDSRICQDDPNQPPTPELIYSTVVTFRPHPQEFFTGTPRTWLTPLDEKVQQLRSLRVEQLVLLPFDKELSALSPEEFVDKILVQQLQCQRISVGQDFCFGKQRQGTAKDLQLLAAQHNIPVTIVPLQTHTDNLSDSGFVSLPPISTSLIRQCLESGDIKNANLCLGRPYTLFGTVVQGQQLGRTIGFPTANLQIPSDKFLPRHGVYAVKVYILNDTAATTPQLILGVMNIGNRPTVNGTNSSVEVHLFDWSGDLYGKQLAVELIEFLRPEQKFASLEALKTQIQQDCTIAQKILSGEC; this is encoded by the coding sequence GTGCTAAATTTGTCTCAAAATGGATGTTCTGTATGGGTTGCTGCTTCAGCCACAGAGGTTCTCAGGCCAACTAATGTTGCGCTGGGCAAATTTGATGGCGTACATCTTGGCCATCAAAGGGTAATTCAGCCGATTCTACAGCCAGCAGCGAACAAAGATGGGGATAGTAGAATTTGCCAAGACGATCCCAACCAACCCCCAACACCAGAACTCATATACTCAACAGTTGTAACTTTTCGTCCCCATCCACAGGAATTTTTTACGGGAACACCCCGTACTTGGTTAACACCACTGGATGAAAAAGTTCAACAATTGCGCTCGCTAAGAGTGGAACAACTAGTATTATTACCCTTCGACAAGGAATTATCAGCTTTGTCGCCTGAAGAGTTTGTCGATAAAATTCTCGTCCAACAATTACAGTGTCAAAGAATTAGTGTTGGGCAAGATTTTTGTTTTGGTAAACAGCGTCAAGGTACTGCTAAAGATTTGCAATTACTGGCAGCCCAGCACAATATTCCCGTTACTATTGTTCCATTACAAACACATACAGATAACTTGTCAGACAGTGGATTTGTCAGCCTACCTCCGATTAGCACTTCCTTAATTCGCCAATGTCTGGAAAGCGGCGATATTAAAAACGCCAATTTATGTCTTGGACGACCTTACACTCTCTTCGGTACTGTGGTTCAAGGTCAACAACTCGGTAGAACCATTGGTTTTCCTACGGCTAATCTCCAAATACCTAGCGATAAATTCTTACCACGTCACGGCGTTTATGCAGTCAAGGTATATATTTTGAATGACACGGCCGCTACGACTCCACAATTGATTTTGGGAGTAATGAATATTGGTAATCGCCCCACAGTAAATGGTACAAATTCATCTGTAGAAGTACACTTATTTGATTGGTCTGGGGATTTATACGGCAAACAATTGGCTGTAGAACTCATCGAATTTTTACGCCCAGAACAGAAATTTGCGTCTCTAGAAGCCTTGAAAACCCAAATTCAGCAAGACTGTACCATTGCTCAAAAAATTTTATCGGGAGAATGCTAA
- a CDS encoding AAA family ATPase, whose translation MREQIEALTQNLALTIVGKTEAIRLVLVALLSGGHALLEDVPGVGKTLLAKSLARSLDGKFQRLQCTPDLLPTDITGTNIWNPKTGEFTFLPGPVFANVLLADEINRATPRTQSALLEVMEENQVTIDGVSRSVPQPFFVIATQNPIEYQGTFPLPEAQMDRFMLSLSLGYPSAQEELQMLQNLQQGMNVAELQPCISLAELQQLRQICSQVRVEASLQEYILELVRATRHDEEITLGVSPRGTVALQKATQALAFISGRDYAIPDDVKFLVPYVLCHRLIPRGGRNARTVVERLLRSQPIP comes from the coding sequence ATGAGAGAACAAATTGAAGCTTTAACTCAAAATCTCGCTCTGACCATTGTCGGTAAAACCGAAGCAATTCGCTTGGTCTTAGTCGCCTTATTAAGTGGTGGTCATGCACTATTAGAAGATGTTCCTGGAGTTGGTAAAACGCTGCTGGCTAAATCTTTAGCGCGTTCGTTGGATGGCAAATTTCAACGCTTACAATGCACTCCTGATTTACTTCCCACAGATATTACTGGTACGAATATTTGGAATCCCAAAACTGGTGAATTTACCTTTCTGCCTGGGCCAGTGTTTGCTAATGTACTTCTAGCTGATGAAATTAACCGCGCTACACCTCGTACTCAGTCAGCTTTATTAGAAGTAATGGAAGAAAATCAAGTCACAATTGATGGTGTTTCTCGGTCAGTTCCCCAGCCATTTTTTGTGATTGCTACCCAAAACCCCATTGAGTATCAAGGGACTTTCCCATTACCAGAAGCTCAAATGGATAGATTTATGCTGTCTTTGAGTTTGGGTTATCCTTCAGCACAAGAAGAATTGCAAATGTTGCAAAATCTCCAACAAGGAATGAATGTAGCGGAGTTGCAACCTTGTATTAGCTTGGCAGAATTACAACAATTGCGTCAAATCTGTTCTCAAGTCAGAGTAGAAGCTTCTTTGCAAGAGTATATTTTAGAATTAGTACGGGCAACGCGACATGATGAAGAAATTACTTTGGGTGTCAGTCCGCGCGGAACTGTCGCATTACAAAAAGCAACTCAAGCATTAGCATTTATTTCTGGGCGTGATTATGCTATCCCCGATGATGTAAAGTTTTTGGTGCCTTACGTTCTCTGTCATCGCCTCATTCCTAGGGGAGGACGTAATGCGAGAACTGTGGTGGAAAGATTATTGCGATCGCAGCCTATTCCTTAA
- a CDS encoding DUF3352 domain-containing protein: MPPSFKLDYVREIESLLGEQVAVAFLPKVEGTNATIENNFVMLAPLKDESRIQPFLDLLKNGDPKRVKVSEYKGVTIIELQVPEPAEPPKLPESPESNPETESTTPLPELPKAPEPAASPESNLDKLPKLPTKPIKLPLTENKSKITPTNSLKKSKLAAIPPILGNPDWLKRSPRGLAIATLPGYIVSGFTGKSIEQIIDASQKENNLAQNPQFQAIIKHPQYAKSLFAMYENLANFVPLINDLSKDPSLPFPIVGSESINVDELKKIWEHQWFFNSRTRRIASSSYSLSPNSKIRNR, from the coding sequence TTGCCACCTTCTTTTAAACTCGACTATGTGCGAGAAATTGAATCTTTGTTGGGTGAACAAGTAGCGGTGGCGTTTCTACCCAAGGTTGAAGGTACAAACGCAACTATAGAGAATAATTTTGTAATGTTGGCTCCTCTGAAAGATGAGTCCCGCATCCAGCCTTTTTTAGACTTACTGAAAAATGGTGATCCAAAACGGGTCAAGGTAAGTGAGTACAAAGGTGTAACTATTATAGAACTCCAGGTTCCAGAACCAGCCGAACCGCCAAAATTACCAGAATCACCAGAATCAAATCCAGAGACGGAATCAACAACTCCATTACCAGAGTTACCAAAAGCACCTGAACCAGCAGCATCACCAGAATCTAATTTAGACAAACTTCCCAAATTACCGACAAAGCCGATAAAACTACCCCTAACCGAAAATAAATCAAAAATCACACCAACTAATTCTCTGAAGAAATCAAAATTAGCGGCGATTCCACCGATTTTGGGTAATCCAGATTGGTTAAAAAGAAGTCCAAGAGGACTGGCGATCGCTACTTTACCAGGTTACATTGTCAGTGGATTTACGGGTAAATCCATTGAGCAAATTATTGATGCTTCGCAAAAAGAGAATAATCTTGCTCAAAATCCCCAATTTCAGGCAATAATTAAGCATCCCCAGTATGCTAAATCTTTGTTTGCCATGTATGAAAACTTGGCAAATTTTGTTCCTTTAATTAACGACCTCAGCAAAGATCCAAGTCTGCCTTTTCCGATTGTTGGTAGTGAATCAATTAACGTTGATGAATTAAAAAAAATTTGGGAGCATCAATGGTTTTTTAACAGTAGAACCAGAAGGATTGCGTCTTCAAGCTATAGCCTATCGCCAAACTCCAAAATCAGAAACAGATGA